A genomic window from Nematostella vectensis chromosome 9, jaNemVect1.1, whole genome shotgun sequence includes:
- the LOC5517260 gene encoding lysosome-associated membrane glycoprotein 1, with amino-acid sequence MLNIALLLACLAMAYGTNTTVITPTPFPSSAMASLAPPTTAALLTTPVTIVPSTISMHSSPSISVSVASSVMPSSTSVAPTTPPATTTKAPTTPPKPTFGDYSVKDKQGMFCLLAQLSATFNVTYLKKKAGNKTEEMSSTVSMPFNKSLVDTSNSKCSEENGISTLEVVWPVKEKFYTFALTFAAAESKEDSNGVNYTDWNIKHIAFVVNTINNKDFENATEQIIKVASNGTGMSGFHAKYGKYYNCAGKRSYKIEDTVSVQLDHVKVEPFVKSPSKNETFSGDYEDCENENPSKKPDDDNIVPIAVGCALAGLVLIVLIAYIIGRRKSHRGYEKV; translated from the exons ATGTTAAATATTGCACTACTTCTTGCCTGTTTGGCAATGGCGTATG GCACCAATACAACAGTCATTACTCCAACTCCCTTCCCATCTTCTGCAATGGCATCCCTGGCACCACCAACAACAGCAGCCCTTTTGACAACACCAGTAACAATTGTACCATCAACCATTTCTATGCATTCCAGTCCGTCAATCTCTGTATCAGTGGCATCATCAGTAATGCCTTCTTCAACAAGTGTGGCACCCACAACTCCACCAGCTACCACAACTAAAGCACCAACCACCCCTCCTAAGCCGACATTTGGAGACTATAGTGTAAAGGATAAGCAAGGCATGTTCTGTCTTCTAGCGCAGCTAAGTGCTACCTTCAATGTCACTTATCTTAAGAAGAAGGCAGGCAATAAGACAGAAGAG ATGTCATCTACAGTCTCTATGCCGTTTAACAAAAGCTTAGTTGACACATCAAACAGTAAGTGTTCTGAGGAGAATGGCATTTCCACACTGGAAGTTGTCTGGCCGGTGAAAGAGAAGTTCTACACATTTGCCCTGACATTTGCTGCAGCAGAAAGCAAGGAGGACAGTAATGGCGTAAACTACACAGATTGGAACATCAAGCATATCGCCTTTGTTGTGAACACTATCAATAATAAGGATTTTGAGAATGCTACAG AACAAATTATCAAAGTTGCATCTAATGGTACAGGAATGTCTGGATTCCATGCCAAATATGGCAAATACTACAACTGTGCTGGAAAGAGATCATATAAAATTGAAGACACTGTTTCTGTTCAGCTTGACCATGTGAAAGTAGAGCCTTTTGTCAAGAGTCCGTCTAAGAACGAAACCTTCTCTGGAG attatGAAGACTGCGAGAATGAGAACCCCTCCAAAAAGCCAGATGATGATAACATTGTGCCGATTGCTGTTGGCTGTGCCCTTGCAGGACTCGTCCTTATTGTGCTAATTGCATACATTATTGGGCGCAGAAAGAGCCATCGCGGCTATGAAAAAGTCTAA
- the LOC5517307 gene encoding myosin heavy chain kinase C, with product MTNELGQHKWVTIEEYVKGDFVKYITNDGTSCDSEDGYMEIEQKCVSLTHFSIEHSLGLLLIVDLQGSGHTLYDPEIASRDHTKDGKFLFAAGNLSQTAMDNFLAQHREFNMYCKLLELKLEKGKRLRQSIIPRVKHS from the coding sequence ATGACAAATGAGCTTGGACAGCACAAGTGGGTAACAATAGAGGAGTATGTGAAAGGAGACTTTGTCAAGTACATTACCAATGACGGAACGAGCTGCGATTCAGAGGATGGATACATGGAGATTGAGCAGAAGTGTGTAAGCCTGACCCACTTTTCTATTGAACATTCTCTGGGATTgctattgatagtagacctGCAGGGGAGTGGTCACACGCTGTATGACCCAGAGATTGCCTCACGAGATCACACAAAAGACGGAAAATTTTTGTTTGCCGCTGGAAATCTATCTCAGACTGCCATGGATAACTTCCTGGCTCAGCATCGAGAGTTTAACATGTACTGCAAGTTACTCGAGCTAAAACTTGAGAAAGGAAAAAGACTAAGACAATCAATAATACCGAGAGTAAAACATTCATAA